The Musa acuminata AAA Group cultivar baxijiao chromosome BXJ1-8, Cavendish_Baxijiao_AAA, whole genome shotgun sequence genomic sequence ATGCCCTATACCTCAGACTGCATCATGTAAAAATCAGCCTAGTAAATCTGAACATTCTGATGCTGCTATGAAGTCAGCTTTGGTAACACAAGGGTCTTCGAAAAAAGAATCAACTTTAGCTGCATCCATTGTGGATGTCTCCAAGGACCCACTTTGCAAAGCAGCTACTAACACTGGTGGGGCAGAGATGCCGGCAACCACAGCCAAAGATGAGAAGAGCAGTAGCTCAAGTGAATCTCAGAACAACAGTCAGTCTTGTTCTAGTAATCATGCAAAAACAATTGGTTCTTTGTGGAAGGAAGACAAAAGGAATTCAAGTGCTGGATCAATGAACGCATCTAAGGCTGCTGGTAGTTCAACTTGTCATCGAAGATCAAGCAATGGGTTTTCTGGAGCAAGTATGTCTGCAGTTCATAAGGAAACTCATCTAGGTAAGTCTGGTACTCTCAATAGGATGCCAACATTGGAAAAATCATCACAATCAGATTTGGCATGTGAAAAGCCAATTGATATGTCTGTTGCTGATCGTGGAAATAATCACAGGCTTATTGTAAAACTTCCTAACCATGTTCAAAGCCCTGCTCAAAGTGTAAGTGGAGGTTCCTTTGAAGATCCATCTATTTTGGCCAACGGAGCATCATCTCCTGGGGTCCAGGACAAGCATGAGCACAGTGAGTTCAGAGTGAAACTAAGAGGTGATGTGTTTCGGTCTAATATTGTGGAAAATGATAATACAGAGGCATGGCAAAGCAATGATATCAAAGAACCACCAGCAGGGGCTGGAGATGTCAGATCACTAGCAGCTATCCACGATGAAGAACACATGAGTGCTCAGGATATGCGAAGTGCTACAGAGGCTCCAGGAGCTGCTGGTTCATCATCTGGAACTGAAAAGGAAGTTTTCTTGACTGAACCAAGCACAAGAAGTTCTTTTAGTTCTATTAATGCCTTAATTGAAAGTTGCATCAAATATTCTGAAGCTAGTGTTCCTTTGGttgttgaagatgatgttgggATGAATTTACTTGCAAGTGTGGCAACTGGAGAGATCTCCAATTCTGAGTTAATTTCTCCCACCGGTTCACCTGGAAATTCACCTGCAACAGAGACCAAGCCGAGGTTGTCAAATGATGATGTTGTGGCCCAGAGTCATGTTGAATCTGATGAAGCTGCTTTTGCAGACTCCAAAAAGCAGGTGAAGAGTGTTGGTTCCTTCTTGATTAGTGATGTCTCAAATGAGGATGGGACTGAGCTTTCAGGAAAAAATTGTACTGATGTCATTTTGCAGTATAATAAATTAACAAGCGAGCATGCTGAACAATCTCCCACTGTAGCTATGAGCTCTCATAGGGAGTGGAAACCTGAGGAAGAAAAAGATGGACATCCTTTTGTGTTGAAACCGTCTGAAGTGGAGAAGCAGGGTGATGATGGTACTCCATTTGACGAAAATCCGACGACAGATGGACAGGTCTTGGACCACTATACAGAATTCAAGCTTAAAGAAAGAAGCTCATCGGCAGATGTAAACAAACCTCCTATTGAATGTGCCATTCAAAATATTGGAGGTGGCAATATATGCAATTGTGAAATTTCTTGCAAGGATCCTGAGATTTCTGCTTCAGGTATTAAATCAGAAAACCTGGTTGTTGAGGAATCTCAATCATGTCCTTCAGCTGAAGAAGCACTTGAGGTTGCAACCTCATCTGACCACCAACGATCTGTGATGATAGATTCTGTGGAGAGGAGTCGTGATGCTGTTATTACATTGGGTGCTTCTGATGTTCCATTTTCTAAGAATGCTGATGAATCAGTTAGACCAGCAACCACCTCCTCTTATGCTGCTGGGCTTGTTGAAGACTTGAAAATGATGAAGACACATGAACGTCATCAAGAGAGATCAGCCAGTGAAGACCAATTGTCCAGTTGTCAAGCCAAGGAAACTGAGGATCAAGCAAAACCTGCGGGTTCGAGGTTATCTGGGGTTGATTCAGATGTGAGGGCAGATCTTGCATTATCTGCAGAGGCTTCTTCATTGGCTGTTAAAACTGAGCCAAATATTGCCAATAAGCTTGACTTTGATTTGAACGAGGGCATCCTTGGAGATGATGGAAACCTAGATGAGACTGCTGTCTCAGTTGCAACAGTGTGTTCGTCTGCAATTTTTTTTCCCGGCCTGTCTTCTTTTGCAAATGCGATGTCTAACAGCTCACCTGCTCCAATCACAGTAGCTGCACCAGCAAAAGGGCCTTTTGTTCCACCTCAAAACTTATTAAAGAGCAAGGGTGAGACTGGGTGGAAAGGCTCAGCTGCCACTAGTGCTTTTCGGCCAGCAGAACCACGAAAAGCTCCAGAGATGCCACCATCTGTTTCTGCAGGGAAGCAGTGCCGCCCTCAACTCAATATTGATCTGAATGAACCTGATGAGAGAGTTCTTGAGGACATGGCTGTCCAGAACTGTGCTAAGTCTTCCAGCTCTGAGTTGGGGACGGTAATAAATCGTGAAGCAACCCCACAGATTTCTGGGGGACTTAATCTTGACTTAAATAGAGTCGATGAAGGCACCGAAAATGGGCAGTTATTAGCAAGCACCACCTATGGATTAGAGGTGCCATTCTTGGCTGTAGGACCAGCATCAGGAGAAGTCCCTAATCGGGTGGCCAATATGTCGAGGGAATTAGATTTAAATAGTGGACCAGGTCTTGATGATGCTTGTGCTGCTCCTACAACTGGGAACCAAAATACAAAATGCACTAGAAGCATCCCTTTTGTACCTCCAGTTGCAGGCATCAGAATGAACACTGTTGACTTGGGAAGTTTATCACCATGGTTTCCCCCTGGTAGTTCATATCCTGCTCAGTCTATACCATCTTCCTTGACTGATCGAGGAGAGCAGCCTTGCCCAATTGTTGCAGCTCCAGGAGCCCAAAGAATTTTGGGGCCAGTTACTGTTAGTGGCCCCTTTGGTGGCGATGGGTATAGGGGTCCCATGTTTTCATCCTCCACAGCCATGGCATTTTCTCCTGCTACAACATTTCCATATGCTGGATTTGCTTTTGGGTCCAATTTTCCACTTGCATCAACTTCTTTTTCAGGTGGGTCGACAACCTTTGTTGATTCTTCATCTGGAGCTGGTTCAAGTTTCCCTACCATTCCTTCACCATTTTTTGGACAAGCTGGAGCCATTTTATCTAGTTATCCAAGGCCTTACGTGATAAGCCTTCCAGAGGGTAATTCCGATAGCACTCGGAAATGGATTGCACCAGGTCTTGATCTCAATGCAGGACCTGGAAACACAGATTTGGAAGGAAAAGATGAGCGATTGTCCTTGGCATCTAGGCAACTCTTAGTTGCAACCTCGCAAGCATTCACGGAGGAGCAGGTGAGAATGTTTGGAGTGCCAGGTGGGGGTTTGAAGAGGAAGGAGCCTGAAGGAGGTTGGGATGCAAACAGATCTACTTACAAACAACTCTCTTGGCAGTGATGAGAGATCAGAAGTAGCAAATGGTTAATAGCAGCGTCTAAATGTGGTGAGTGATAGATCCATTGTATATTATGTGACTGTGACCTCAAATTGTTTTCTCTGTCCGGGTTTAATATTGAGATTTATTTTACAGGCAGAGTCAACAAGGTAACCACAGGATCAGCTTGCACTAAGTTGTATGTGTGAACCCGCTCGCATGCATCCTGATGCTTCTGGGGGGAAACATGGACCTCAGGAAATTCTGAAACTTGCTGTGTTTCATGTAAATGTTGAGACATGATGCCTCCTTGATACATCAAATTCTGCTGATTCAGCAGTTGCTTTGCCCAGCATTTCTTTAGCTTGTTCAATCATGTTTTCCAAGGGCATCTAAGGGGCTTGTGGTGGACGGTGACAATAGCTTGTTGCTCACTCAGATAATTGCAATGCCAATTCATCATCTCTTTCCCCAATGCCACTGCAATCAGGTGCTTATTCCTTTCTCTAAGGTTTTCTGCCCCCAAAGAGTTGACAGATATTGATAACATGTTTGCCCAGGCATTTGCATGGCTTGTATTTATTTCCATGAGCAGAGCAATCAGATATTTGCAATGTCAAGTTTTGTCAAGTAACCTCTTAGTTTATCAGCTTGTAACCAATGGCTGCAGTGGCTCGAGTTAGTGAAGCACAGCATGTTTGTTGTTTTTATACTAAATGAGTTCCATTTCTCATTTCCAGCCTTCTAACGCATAGGTTTGTGAATGGGAATCTAATCTAAGCATTTGAACAAGGCCTAAATTGTTCTTGTGACACGTATTTGGTTCATGCTACCAGATAAACGTCTCTCAAGAGATTACGGTGTATTCCAAGTTTTGGATTATCAATGTGAGCTGCCTTAATGCTGTTTATGCTCGTACAGTACTGCCTCCTTCAACAAGTTTGTTGGAGCAATTATGTGACATTACATTGCTGCATAGAAAACAATTACGCATTTGACTCGTTCCGATTACTTAATGTTGTATTTTTGTCTTTAGAAGTTCCAAGTTGGAGAGAGCAAATGTTGGTTTGTATCTCAGGTGCTATCAATGTAAACTAAGATACATGCAGAAAATAACACTTAATTGACTTTTGCTCCATTTTCATTGTAAGCTTTCAAGCgagattaatttttattttttatctcttTGGTGACATGAACTGTTGGGAGATTCCTTGCCAGtgacatcaaaactttgcattttGTTTCAGGTGCTATGGAGTGGTGGGAAACTTACAACAGGCTGAAGCTGTGTGCGCTTACTTAAGAACAAATATTGGAATTGCCATTAAATGAACACGCGAGGGGAGAGGGGGGACAACAGATGATCTTTCGAAGCACGCAGAGACATTTAAGTCAAAAGGCGTTCTCCGCCAATCTCACGAAAAGGTTCAGTATCGATGAGGACGACGAGGGGGAGGTGATGTCGGTGATGGGATGGATCAACGACCCCTCGTCACTCGCAGCTGCAGTCGCCTTCACGAAAACACCACTTGAAGGCTAAGAGAGAGAGACGTGTCTCCGAGTGAGAGGTTCATGCACTGACCTTTTCGCACCTATTCTGATTTTTGGATGTTTTATCGAAAAAATTAAtatctaattttttataattaattattatattttttaaaaaaataatattaatcatcttaaagttgcatcttaataattttaattaatattatttattaattatattttaaaaataaaaataattaattatcatttttttaatagcACACGTGATCAAgtcatttaaataaaaaaaaaggcatCCCAAATAAAAATGAATATGGGAGACATGCATCATCCTGAAAAAAAATAATAGTGGAGGTTTTTTTGGTGAAgttttcttgattcttttcttaaaaaaaaatatataattataaattataaatttaaagtttataaaataataaaatataaaaaaaaagtaaaataaaaatcaaattattgaatgtaataatatatataactattatttgaatatttaagataaataataatatgatCTCAGAAAacctaataaatattaaatattaattagacCTAATGTCACTATGGTGACccatacaacaacaataacaataataaaattataaatttcaatTATTTGGGATCAATTATATGGATGGTTGTCGAGATAAATTTCTATTAAGTTCTTTTAGATTTTCCTCTAACTTCTTTTCATATGACTGACAATAATCATTTTGTATCTTCTAACTATcgtataatcattttcaaatccctAAATTTTATTTGAGTCGGGAAAATACTTCTTGAAATCAAATCTATTaagtcacacacacacactcacacacTATTCATTCATCAATCGAATTACTTATCATCAAAGTACGGAGTCAACATATATTATTATCTGGCATTATCATATGTTTTTAGATAAGATTCTATAAGTACTATCTTAAATTTCTAGGCCGTATTAGTATATAGTACAGTAGTATAGGATAGAAATACAAGTATGAATACGGATCAAAAATGCCCAAAAATTACAAAGACTATGGGGAATGCATGCACTATGTATGAAGCATATAGTGTCATAGGAAATGCACCTTGGAACCAAATCCTAAATGTAGAATGTCGAATCATACAATGACTTACTTCTCCTAttacatcacaagaagaaaaaggaagcaagaaatcaCTGGTTGTGACTCGAATAATATTAAGACCTCTTCAATGTTACTGAATTCTTTTAGATTTACTTTCATAAAAAACTTGCATAGATGACATTATAATTAACTTGTATCAACTGGTCGTTAACATAGTGATATGGAAACATAAATTGACATCAttgtattttcttaaaaatatctaTAAAATCATGGGTATTGGATGAACCGATGTTTCGAGCAATAAATTAAACAATCAATATtatcaaataattttaatgatgcaaAAACAATATATTATCACATAATTTTTTACATGTGAGTTTTTATTCTCTTCCATCCTTAcaataaaaaacaaaacaaaacaaaaaatacttagaatactctttaaaggaaaaaaaaaatcaaagatatttGGTAGTGAAAAAGAGATGCACGTACTTAAATCTTTTTAAGGTTCAAACGGACCATTAGTAAATCGAAGTGATTCCTGTATTTTCAGTCCGATTTTAAAACCCTAAGAACAAGAACATGCAGTATTCATTATTCATGGAGGTTTCTCCATAAGCatgttgctattttgaatatgatTATGAGTAGATGCATCTTCCTAAGTTTTAATAGGAAGGGAGGCATCCAAGGCAagccaccatcaacaaaatctccTCTCCAATCAACATTAATTTACTCACCTTAATTGGATAACACAACATCAACACCATGCCAAGACATGCATTAAATCATGCATCCtcttcccccttctctctctttccCCACCAGTTCTTCTGCGATCTGCGAACATGGCCTTAACGAGTACTCGGCAGTTGCTGCTGTTGCTTGTCGCGCTTGCGTTTgccttcttctttctctccttgATGTGCTATCCCAGACCCTTCATAGCCATCTCCCGAGGAGACCACCTTGGTTTGCGCCCTGTGAATGAGACCAACATCAGTAAGAACTCCTCTCTAGCTACGTACATGGATACTTCTTCTAATTCTGCTTTGCAGATGGCGATGCAGCGGACTGCGATTTGGCCGATGGCGAATGGGTGCGGGACTTCGATGGATCGGGTTACACCAATGGGTCGTGCCCGTTGATGCTGGAGCACAACTGTGGGAAGTACGGGAAGGATCAAGATTACGTGAACTGGAGGTGGAAGCCGAAGCAGTGCCAACTGCCGAGGTTTCAGGGGAAGGTGTTCTTGGAGATGATGAGGGGGAAGACGATGGCGTTCGTGGGGGACTCGGTCAGCCGGAACCAGATGAGTTCGCTCATCTGCTTCTTGTCTCAGGCATGAAACCGATCATGCAAGCTCTAATTCTGCATGCATGTTGATTTCACATTGCTCATAGTATTTTTTACTATTAAATATTGAATAGACCATgatcttataattttaaattattttttctttttgttcataCACAATTAATTCTAGCATGAGATAGAAGGAGCAAGTCAAGTATATCTAAAATAATACGAAGATAGACGAgagaaattaattaatatttttgatgCTAGAAGAAAAGATAGATGAAACAATTTTCCTGTACAGAATTCAATAATGAAAGAAAAGATGCATGCAGTCCATCTCACAATGGTTGAGACATAGGCTTCTTAATGTTGAAACTTACATCACTCTAAAAAAAGTTGCTAATTCAATTGCCACAAATCACTAATTATCAGCCAATTTATTGGCTCTCACTCAAGTTCTATCATTGCATCCAAACCCAAGCAAAAAGGAAATTGATTCTCATTCCCTTTCCTAAGGTTCTAATTATAAGctttacaaaacttaaaacacTTTTTTATTTTGTAATATAATACAAAATTTACATAAACATTTACCTCTCAATGGTCTCATTGCTGAATTCAAGCAGAAGAAGATACCCTAAAAACTAATGGTTAGGCAATAATATCCTCTTCACAGTATGTGCTTGACAATTATTTGTCATGGTTAAACAACAGGTTGAGATTCCACTCGGTGCAAAAAATGAGGATGAAGACACAGTCAAAACTTGGTATTTACAGTCCTACGACTTCACCCTCATGCAGTTGTGGACCAAATTTTTAGTAGAAGCAGCAGAACAAGTGATCAATGGAACAGGCACTGGATTTTATGATCTGCACTTGGATAGGATTGATATGAGCTGGTCCGGAAAGCTTCCACTGCTCGACTATCttatcatctccgatggccactgGTTCTTCCGAAAACTTTACCTCCATGAGTATGACAAACTGGTAGGCTGTGTGTACTGTTCAGAGGGCAATCTGACAGACTTTGGCATCAACTTTGCCATCCGAAAGGCCTTCAGAACAGCTTTCCAGTTCATTAACAAGTGTGAGGAGTGCGAAGGGTTGGTGACTGTGGTAAGGACATTCGCACCGGCGCATTTTGAGAATGGTACTTGGAATGATGGAGGGGATTGCAGCCGGACGAGGCCATTTGAGGAAGGTGCTATAAGCCTCACTGCCACGGAGTATGATATGAGAAGTGCTCAGGTGGAGGAGCTTGAGAGCATGAGGAGTGCAAAGGGTGGGAAAGGGTTCGGTCTTCTGGATGTGACCAAGGCTATGATGATGAGACCCGATGGTCACCCTAGTTCACACAGGGACTTCATGGGGATGGAGGGCTTCAATGACTGCGTGCATTGGTGCTTACCAGGCCCTGTTGATATGTGGAATGAAATGTTGTTGGCTGTGTTGAAGAAGGGATTGATCGCTACATAAACAATAGGTATCCATCTTTTTCTTACTGTCAGCATTCACTCAGCTCACGCTTGGCATAACAATTAAGAGAGAGAAAAGGCAGCTTATTCTGTAAACATGCACAAGGTGCTACATTTTTAGCTGTGGAGCAAAAGCAAAAGAGCTTGTAACAAATACAACATATGTTTCATCCAATTAGCTTTGAAACACAAAATTTCCAAGAGTTTGTATCTGTTTATGTTGCTTTGATGTGCAAATATTGACTATTAAGTGATGATCTGTAGAAACCCCCCCACTACTCTTATCTCTACTGTTGTTTTCTTACATGCCTTTGCAACTTACTTCATAtctatgcatttttcttttgtcGTCTCCTCTTGCTTTGGTAAGTAGGTCTGATACATTATCATGAAATCACTAATATTGTCGAAAGAGTTTATGTATATGTTTTAGAATATGAATTCAAAGGTCAAGAAGCAGAGAGTGTATGCATTTCAAGATATCTCGGACTGTTGCTTCGACAATGATTTTTGCTTGTCACGAGGATAACAATGTTGGTAATTTGAACCGGAGGAATGGGGAAGTGATCCCTATGAACTTTGTTGCTTATTGATTGACTGGAGAAAAGAAAAGTAGGTATATCAGTAGAGAAAAGAACTTAAATCTCAATTCAATATCAATTTTGGGAATTTTTTGGACTATTATACCGATCCGTAATGCCTCATATCACATaatgaaataataaaagaattaCTAATCACATAGCCTGGTATCAGTCCTTGATATAGTCTGATATCAGTATTTGAGACCATGGTTGAAGGAAGCAGAATTATTTATTTCTTCCTTCTTGTTTGGCTGCATTTTGGTTGATCTGGTTTTCGGTACTTGAATTACTAATAACGATCAGTTTCTAAGAAGTCAAATCTATTTCAACTAATATAAAGGACGAGGAAATCTGATTGGTAATGTGCAGTTTAATCTTACCAAGAAAAAGCAACAGACAAGATAAGAAAGCCTTGAATGGCACTTGAAAGAAGAGAAAAGACAGAGGAAAGCAAAGAAATCCAGGCACAAAGATACAGTAGATAATGGTGTAAGCTTGCATCTTAATGCAACTACTACTACCTAAGAAGAAAAGTAGATGATACAGAGATGGATAAGCAGTAGTTTGGACAACAGAAGAATAATAAGCTTGTGAAGAACATTGATTTGGACAAGTGAATTGAGAGTCCAAGTAGCAGTAAACTTATTGTTCCAAACAAGCAGAAATGGCATATTGGCTCAAAGCCTCAAAACAACATGGAAGATAAGATTGGTGATCGATCCAGTGCAAACATGAAGGTTGATCAAgcaacaaaagaaaatttttacaagGATTTACTTGTTTGCAGAGTGTGAAACTTCAGGATATAAGTATATTCTTAGATATGTAAGTGGACATATAAGTTAAATTCACAAGGATTTACTTGTTTGCACAGTGTGAATCTTAAGAATCTAAATAAATTCTTAAGGATCAAACATATTGTGGACATGTATACTCATATTACAAGGATTTACTTGATTGTATGCACCCTGTCAAACTACAGATACTCATTAATATTCAAGTGAAAATAAAACCAGCTCATAAATCACCAGAGGGGTGATAATATGGTACTGAATTAACAATGAAAAACTATGGTGTGGCGGAAACCTACATTCTGAAGACTTTGATGCCATCAAGTTTGATATAAATTAACATAAGAAAATTGTGTTTTTCATGTAATTCTTATCATCCATGAATATTTAAGTTGCACCAGCAATTCTGAAAAAACAAAACTACATGAAGGGTGCGAAAAATAACATAAACACAAATGTAAGATTAATTCAGAAAGTGATCTGTTCAGTAATACAAAGGCAAATGAACTGATTAACTTTCAATTTGAATCCTTTCCTCTGCAGCTTATCTCTTTATCGCGAAATTGACACCAACAAAACTGTAGAGATGGCAGGTGATTAAAACTGGACTGCATCTTTAAATTGCTGGCACAGGATACAAGTCCTGGCCAGTTCATCTAAACAACATGCGTTTTGATCAAGAATTAGCTTTTCTTCCTCTTAAAACTAAAAACTTGTGCACTGTGTTCATGTGATCTACTAGTAAGACCATTATGATTGTGAATGCATAGTAAATGCTCTTTGTTGATTGATCAAAAATAAGTTGAACATATTTGTGATCTGGTCACAGAATATTAAACTTTGGTTAATCCAGATTTATTTTAGAACTAGTAGTTGCCTACTTGTTTGATCATTTTATGCTACTGTGCATGATTTAGAAAGTTCAGCTATCTCTGAATTGCTCAAATCAATAGAATGTTGTTCTACCTTTGGATTgacacaaaaaaaagaaactacAGTGCCAGGTTCCCAAACTGGTTAGAGTAAGTCCCATAACTTCTTGTTATGCCCAGGAGTTACATTGACTGATCCTCTATCTCTCATAAGGACAAGCACTTTCCcccaaaaaaattcataaattcTGATATTTCTTAGAGAACAGTCTATATCTTGACAGACAATTATTGCATAAACCAAATACCAATAATTTATATGTAGGATTGCAACTAGATGACAAAGGAACAAtgcataatcatgattaaattataAAGATGACCTCTCTCATTAAACAACTAGTAGTgcttaatggaatctcaactgaacTTTATGCCTTCTATTTGCCACATAAGCATTTCAAATCTCATATTTCTTTCTGGCTAAGAGAGGTCAATGGCCATTAACATATTGCAAATACATATTTCATAGGGTTGACATCAGATGGGATCAGTTCTGCTTGAATGATTATCTTCGGTTGCTATGCATTCTGATTGTACATCTGAATGGTAAACATGAATCAGCATTCCAAGTGAAAGAGGTCCGGTAGGCTAAAATTTCTGTTCTTTACTTGGAGAATGAcacaaacataaaaataatacCATGGATGGGTCAAGTGTTTGCTTTCCTTTGTGGTCTCCATTAAATGATGGTGACATATAGGAGGAGAGATTGAATTCCCCATGCAACTGGTATGGAAGGTGCTTTGTGGGTCAATGACACCTCTTGCACTTAGTGGATGAAGACACATCTTGCTTTAAGTTGGTAAAGCAGTGAAGACCTGATTAGAAGAACTTTGTAGCAATCTGCAGGCATCCACAGAAAGGAGCTTTGTGGTAGCTTGGTGGCTCACACTCTGTTGCAGGCACCTAACCAAAAGAGAAGTCTTGTGTTCATCTGCTTTACATGTTTGAAGTCTTCTGAATGGCAAACTGCACATCATAAGCAAACTGATTCATTCAATGCACTCAGAGGAAGGAAAGGCTGGTATAGAAAAATCATATCAGAGCAACTCATATTTTCATTGAGCAGCAGAAACATAATTTAGACTCCTTTTTGATCTCTAGCTTGCCAGCTGAATATAAATTCCTCTCCCTAAAATTAGATTAATCTTAAAATTTTTCTCATGTAACACATCTCGTGAAATCTATGGACTGAGGATAAAGACTGGAAAAAAGAATTATTATGAATTTTTTCTTGTTAAACTTAAAACAATCATTATGTACATAATCTTCCGTCCTTGTTCTTAGCAGACAATGTGCAAGAAATGAGACACACAATTCAAGTTCTATTATTTTGTGATCCAGATCTGGGATTAAGTTTGCATGGACTTACAAACAAGCTATACTTTTGCTGACTATGTCCTGAAATGATGCAGATGAATCAACATCAAtcacttgatgaacaatgtagtaacaaaagaaaattaaataagcTTAAATTAAACAAAGGATGCAAATTGGATGGGACCTCCTCATTCATTCACAATGATGATAAATGGTGTCTCATTATTAGT encodes the following:
- the LOC135588300 gene encoding uncharacterized protein LOC135588300 isoform X4; amino-acid sequence: MVKTEIVKITEKGRLVSSKGVDKLLNLMQLHRSERKIDASVRILVADVIAATDRYDCLGRFVQLNGVPILDDWLQEVYKWKTSDGSSPKESDKAIEELILALLRALDKLPVNLNALQSCNIGKSVNHLRNHKNPEIQKKARSLIDTWKKRVDAEITKINDAKSITSSQPVWQVKPESCDASHAVTNEIAARCPIPQTASCKNQPSKSEHSDAAMKSALVTQGSSKKESTLAASIVDVSKDPLCKAATNTGGAEMPATTAKDEKSSSSSESQNNSQSCSSNHAKTIGSLWKEDKRNSSAGSMNASKAAGSSTCHRRSSNGFSGASMSAVHKETHLGKSGTLNRMPTLEKSSQSDLACEKPIDMSVADRGNNHRLIVKLPNHVQSPAQSVSGGSFEDPSILANGASSPGVQDKHEHSEFRVKLRGDVFRSNIVENDNTEAWQSNDIKEPPAGAGDVRSLAAIHDEEHMSAQDMRSATEAPGAAGSSSGTEKEVFLTEPSTRSSFSSINALIESCIKYSEASVPLVVEDDVGMNLLASVATGEISNSELISPTGSPGNSPATETKPRLSNDDVVAQSHVESDEAAFADSKKQVKSVGSFLISDVSNEDGTELSGKNCTDVILQYNKLTSEHAEQSPTVAMSSHREWKPEEEKDGHPFVLKPSEVEKQGDDGTPFDENPTTDGQVLDHYTEFKLKERSSSADVNKPPIECAIQNIGGGNICNCEISCKDPEISASGIKSENLVVEESQSCPSAEEALEVATSSDHQRSVMIDSVERSRDAVITLGASDVPFSKNADESVRPATTSSYAAGLVEDLKMMKTHERHQERSASEDQLSSCQAKETEDQAKPAGSRLSGVDSDVRADLALSAEASSLAVKTEPNIANKLDFDLNEGILGDDGNLDETAVSVATVCSSAIFFPGLSSFANAMSNSSPAPITVAAPAKGPFVPPQNLLKSKGETGWKGSAATSAFRPAEPRKAPEMPPSVSAGKQCRPQLNIDLNEPDERVLEDMAVQNCAKSSSSELGTVINREATPQISGGLNLDLNRVDEGTENGQLLASTTYGLEVPFLAVGPASGEVPNRVANMSRELDLNSGPGLDDACAAPTTGNQNTKCTRSIPFVPPVAGIRMNTVDLGSLSPWFPPGSSYPAQSIPSSLTDRGEQPCPIVAAPGAQRILGPVTVSGPFGGDGYRGPMFSSSTAMAFSPATTFPYAGFAFGSNFPLASTSFSGGSTTFVDSSSGAGSSFPTIPSPFFGQAGAILSSYPRPYVISLPEGNSDSTRKWIAPGLDLNAGPGNTDLEGKDERLSLASRQLLVATSQAFTEEQVRMFGVPGGGLKRKEPEGGWDANRSTYKQLSWQ